GGCGCAGGACACTAGATGATCGTGTCACTGAGGTGGTCCGGCGTCCCGAAACGGTGCGCGGTGATCGAGATGGCCTGTTCACGCAGGAACGGCAACAGCTCGACGCGTCCCGCGGCGACGACCGGGTGGTCATAGACAGCGACGTCCGGCTTGCCCTGCGCCGCAGCATAGGTCTCCTGCGAAGAGGCGCCAATGAAGCGGATCCTGGTCCCGGAATCAGGGCCGGTCCGTGCAGCCAGACGGCCCACATGTGCCCGCCAGGCCTGAGCATCCTCGACAGCGACTTGGACACCCTCGGAACGCAGGCCGGCCAAGACGCGGGTCGACAGCTCAGTGGTGACGCTGACGCTGATCCCCGCCCCCGGGCGTTCGCTGGTGCCGATACGGCCGCTGGCCCCGCTGCTGACCGTGGCCTTGTGGGCGCGGAGCCCGGCGGAGACCACGCGCAGCAGCTCGGCCACGCCGTGTCCGGAGGTGTCCTGCTCGTAGCGCACGGTCACCGGCACCGGACGGTAGCGGAAGACGTTGCGCTCGGACTGCAGCGCCGAAACGTCCTTGACGACCCCGAACTCCTTCACCAGCTGATAGTAGTCCGTGGCCCGGGCGCCCTGCAGCCAAGCGAAATCAGCCGGGTCGATGGCATTGCCGGTCGCCGGGCCTGCTTCAGCAGCCACGACACCGAGGATGTCGCTGCCTCCCGCGACTTCCGCGTTCGAGGTGGCCGAGGTGTCGGTTCCCGTCGCGGTGCGCACGGTGGCGTGGGAGACCGCTGCATGGGATTCGGCAGCAGCTTCCGCCTCTGGACTGACCGGCGCGTCGGTCCAGGACCCCATGCCGACCAGATAGTTCGGGCCGCCGGCCTTGGCCCCTGCCCCGATGGCAGACTTCTTCCACCCGCCGAACGGCTGCCGGCGCACGATCGCCCCGGTGATGCCGCGGTTGATGTAGAGGTTGCCGGCCTTGACGTTATCCAGCCAGTATTCGAGCTCCTCGGGGTCCAGCGAGTGGAGTCCGGAGGTGAGCCCGTATTCGATGTCGTTGACCATCTCCACAGCCTCCTCGAGCGTCTCAGCGGTCATAACACCGAGGATCGGGCCGAAGTACTCGGTCAGGTGGTACTCGGAGCCACGCTGCACGCCGGTGCGCACGCCCGGGCTCCACAACTTGCCGGAGTCATCGAGTTGGCGCGGTTGCAGCACCCAGTGTTCGCCGGCGCCCAAGGTGGTCAATCCGCGCAGCAACTTGCCCTGGGCCGGTTCGATGACCGGGCCCATCTGGGTTCCCGCGTCCTGCGGGTAGCCGACCTGCAGTGAGCGGACGGCGTCGATGAGCTGGCTGTGGAAACGCGGCGACCTGGCGACCGCGCCCACCATCACCACCAACGAAGCCGCCGAGCACTTCTGTCCCGCGTGACCGAAGGCGGAGGCGGCGACATCACGTGCGGCCAGGTCCAAGTCAGCCGAAGCCGTCACGATGAGAGCGTTCTTTCCGGAGGTCTCGGCCAGCAACGGCAGGTCTTCGCGGAAGGAGCGGAACAGTTCAGCGGTTTCGTATCCGCCGGTGAGGATGAGCCGGTCTACCTTGGGGTGCGAGACCAGCCGCGTGCCCAGATCACGTTCGGAGAGCTGGACGTAGGAGAGCAGTTCACGACCAATCCCGGCAGCATCGAGCGCCTCCCAGATGGCCTGGACCATGATGGCACCGGAACGGGCTGCCTGCTTGGCGGGTTTGAAGACGACGCCGGAACCGGCAGCCAGTGCCGAGAGGGTGGAACCGGCGGGGATGGCGACCGGGAAGTTCCACGGAGGGGTCACCACAGTCAGCCGCGAGGGCACGAACGTGGCACCGTCGACGGTGTCCAGCGCCCGGGCCGATTCGGCGTAGAAATGGGCGAAGTCGATGGCCTCGGACACTTCCGGATCGCCCTGGTCGAGGGTCTTTCCACATTCGGAGGCCATAACCTCAAGCAGCTCCCCCCGGTAGGCGGCCAGCCGTTCCCCGGCGTGGTGCAGCACGGCGGCGCGCTCGGCCCCGCTGAGCCGGCCCCAGGACTCGGAGGCGGCGTGGGTGGCCTCGATGACGGCGTCCACTTCCCCGGTGGTGGCGAGCGTG
This region of Arthrobacter roseus genomic DNA includes:
- a CDS encoding bifunctional proline dehydrogenase/L-glutamate gamma-semialdehyde dehydrogenase is translated as MSRRPVSHRSFPARSTTDVTTTSPSAGTNTVSPKDLADDAVALVRHWLSEGSKQPVDASARQLAGVLKDPNGLDFTVGFVDRVIRPEDLHVAARNLRALAPKVPGFLPWYMRSAVVLGGVIAPLVPGLVIPIARRVLRAMVGHLIVDATDAKLGPAIEKIQKKDVRLNINLLGEAILGEKEAGRRLEGISRLLRRPDVDYVSVKVSSSVAPHNHWDFDEAVGNIVEKLAPIYRQARDSSPRKFINLDMEEYKDLDLTMAVFKRLMALPEFRDVEGGIVLQAYLPDALPAMIELQEFAAERVAAGGAPVKVRLVKGANLPMEIMEADIHGWPAATWHSKQATDTSYKAVIDYALRPEHTANVHLGIAGHNLFDVALAHLLAKARGISEGIDFEMLLGMATGQAAAVKADVGSLLLYTPVVHPGEFDVAISYLIRRLEEGASQENFMSAVFELDDNEALFKRETDRFLASLEEIGDVVPTPNRNQDRRTYDAEAAAAKVDEYASGERKFTNTPNTDPDLAGNRAWGRDILTRVPQSTLGCDTIEAHTLATTGEVDAVIEATHAASESWGRLSGAERAAVLHHAGERLAAYRGELLEVMASECGKTLDQGDPEVSEAIDFAHFYAESARALDTVDGATFVPSRLTVVTPPWNFPVAIPAGSTLSALAAGSGVVFKPAKQAARSGAIMVQAIWEALDAAGIGRELLSYVQLSERDLGTRLVSHPKVDRLILTGGYETAELFRSFREDLPLLAETSGKNALIVTASADLDLAARDVAASAFGHAGQKCSAASLVVMVGAVARSPRFHSQLIDAVRSLQVGYPQDAGTQMGPVIEPAQGKLLRGLTTLGAGEHWVLQPRQLDDSGKLWSPGVRTGVQRGSEYHLTEYFGPILGVMTAETLEEAVEMVNDIEYGLTSGLHSLDPEELEYWLDNVKAGNLYINRGITGAIVRRQPFGGWKKSAIGAGAKAGGPNYLVGMGSWTDAPVSPEAEAAAESHAAVSHATVRTATGTDTSATSNAEVAGGSDILGVVAAEAGPATGNAIDPADFAWLQGARATDYYQLVKEFGVVKDVSALQSERNVFRYRPVPVTVRYEQDTSGHGVAELLRVVSAGLRAHKATVSSGASGRIGTSERPGAGISVSVTTELSTRVLAGLRSEGVQVAVEDAQAWRAHVGRLAARTGPDSGTRIRFIGASSQETYAAAQGKPDVAVYDHPVVAAGRVELLPFLREQAISITAHRFGTPDHLSDTII